In Dunckerocampus dactyliophorus isolate RoL2022-P2 chromosome 14, RoL_Ddac_1.1, whole genome shotgun sequence, one DNA window encodes the following:
- the LOC129193839 gene encoding sphingomyelin synthase-related protein 1-like isoform X2, whose amino-acid sequence MASEHGASTWSCKQVAQWLQEQGFGNYVELLCTQHRLDGPSLLALTEADLRGPPLGLTVLGDIKRLAISLRQLQRQNQSQLEELGLQPGDSLIARLPLGPSVATEWSWDRSERCYNEHDCYGNGTELRLRNGARSEYGSGEQLCHKHSIGRSRQHLAGRLDPEVWKTVISVVYVFLVFGLTSFVMVIVHERVPDMRTYPPLPDIFLDSVPRIPWAFAMAEACGLILCYMLMLILLLHKHRSILLRRLCSLMGTVFLLRCCTMFVTSLSVPGQHLKCSSKTYGDSWEKIQRTLTIWVGFGMTLAGVQTCGDYMFSGHTVVITMLNFFVTE is encoded by the exons ATGGCGTCAGAGCACGGTGCCAGCACATGGAGCTGCAAGCAGGTGGCCCAGTGGCTGCAGGAACAAGGATTTGGAAATTATGTGGAGCTGCTGTGCACTCAGCACCGCCTGGATGGACCCAGTCTCCTGGCTCTGACTGAGGCAGACTTGCGCGGGCCTCCTCTGGGACTCACCGTGCTGGGAGACATCAAGAGGCTGGCCATATCCCTCCGCCAGCTCCAGAGACAAAACCAATCCCAGCTGGAGGAGCTTGGTCTCCAGCCTGGAGACAGTCTCATTGCTCGACTACCATTGGGTCCCTCTGTGGCGACCGAGTGGAGCTGGGACAGATCCGAAAGGTGCTACAATGAGCACGATTGTTACGGGAATGGCACAGAGCTCCGACTGAGGAATGGTGCCCGATCTGAATATGGTTCTGGAGAGCAGCTGTGTCACAAGCACTCCATCGGGAGGTCTCGCCAACACTTGGCTGGACGACTAGACCCGGAAGTCTGGAAGACTGTCATCAGTGTTGTATATGTCTTTCTAGTGTTTGGCTTAACATCCTTTGTTATGGTTATTGTACATGAGCGCGTCCCAGACATGAGGACGTACCCACCGCTTCCGGACATCTTTCTGGACAG TGTTCCTAGAATTCCTTGGGCTTTTGCAATGGCTGAAGCTTGTGGCCTCATCCTGTGCTATATGCTAATGTTGATCCTGCTGCTCCATAAACACAG GTCCATTCTCTTGAGGCGGTTGTGTTCTCTGATGGGAACTGTATTTTTGCTTCGGTGCTGCACCATGTTTGTCACCTCGCTCTCTGTGCCGGGCCAGCACCTCAAGTGTTCCAGTAAG ACATACGGTGATTCGTGGGAAAAGATACAGAGGACACTAACAATCTGGGTAGGATTCGGGATGACTCTCGCTGGTGTCCAAACATGCGGTGACTACATGTTCAGCGGACACACGGTTGTCATCACGATGCTCAACTTTTTTGTGACGGAAT
- the LOC129194019 gene encoding dual specificity protein phosphatase 13-like produces the protein MSGVSAVKCKPEDSRKGREDDTEGDPLTTEVKPSLEELVEVLHAAPRSCRHGDEVWPNLYLGDMFMSHDKYGLWMLGISHVLNASHGKLCCKGSDDFYGTTVKYYGVPANDLPTFDLSPFFYPAADFIGQALISGGRVLVHCAVGVSRSATLVLAYLMIHHHLSLTSAIQCVQQKRWIFPNRGFLRLLMTLERNLKSQD, from the exons ATGAGTGGTGTGTCAGCTGTGAAATGCAAACCTGAAGACTCCAGGAAGGGAAGAGAAGATGACACGGAAGGTGACCCCTTGACAACAGAGGTCAAACCGTCTCTGGAGGAACTGGTGGAGGTTTTACATGCAGCGCCACGCTCCTGTCGCCATGGAGATGAGGTGTGGCCTAACCTGTACCTGGGAGACAT GTTTATGTCTCATGATAAATATGGACTGTGGATGCTGGGCATCAGCCACGTGCTCAATGCATCACATGGTAAACTGTGCTGTAAAGGCAGCGATGACTTCTACGGAACCACAGTGAAATACTACGGCGTGCCTGCCAATGACCTGCCCACCTTTGACCTTTCGCCTTTCTTCTACCCTGCCGCTGACTTCATTGGCCAAGCTCTGATATCAGGAG GAAGGGTACTGGTGCACTGTGCTGTCGGTGTGAGTCGCTCAGCCACTTTGGTCCTAGCCTACCTGATGATTCACCATCACCTAAGTCTTACGTCCGCTATACAATGTGTGCAGCAGAAACGCTGGATCTTTCCAAACAGAGGCTTCCTGCGGCTGCTGATGACGCTGGAAAGAAACCTGAAGAGCCAAGACTGA
- the LOC129194043 gene encoding dual specificity protein phosphatase 13-like: MSGRKEQQHDLVLIKELELILDSCTLELTAVDEVWPNLYIGNIAIAQNKKTLSKLGITHVLNAAHSKQGSIGDQRFYGNACVYCGIPGEDSDHFDLSQYFKPAADFIHKGLKCDHGKVLVHCIMGMSRSATLVLAYLMMRQRLSLQDALKHVVQKRAIYPNRNFMMLLHKLGEQLAFKRKMCPLL; the protein is encoded by the exons ATGTCAGGACGCAAAGAGCAGCAACACGACCTGGTGCTCATTAAAGAACTGGAGCtcattttggattcctgcacTCTGGAGCTCACAGCAGTGGATGAAGTCTGGCCCAACCTGTACATTGGAAACAT AGCTAtagcacaaaacaaaaagacttTATCTAAGCTGGGCATCACTCACGTCTTGAACGCTGCTCACTCCAAGCAAGGTAGCATCGGTGATCAAAGATTTTACGGCAACGCTTGTGTTTACTGTGGAATACCAGGAGAAGACTCGGACCACTTTGACCTGAGCCAGTACTTCAAACCTGCAGCGGACTTCATCCATAAAGGCCTGAAGTGTGATCATG GAAAAGTGCTGGTGCATTGCATTATGGGTATGAGCCGCTCTGCCACTTTGGTGCTGGCCTATCTGATGATGCGTCAGCGTTTGTCTCTCCAGGATGCTCTGAAGCATGTCGTCCAAAAGAGAGCCATTTACCCGAATAGGAACTTTATGATGCTCCTCCACAAGTTGGGTGAACAGCTGGCATTCAAAAGGAAGATGTGTCCCTTACTCTGA
- the dusp13a gene encoding dual specificity protein phosphatase 13, whose protein sequence is MSLRDPSYEPPSVSELQELLLKDRRPTGHVNQVWPNLYIGNQVTARDKSTLHTLGITHIVNAAHGSPHNSQWPHFIVHTGPRFYRDMLVDYYGVEADDSVDFILSPFFYPTARYISRALADGGRVLVHCLMGVSRSATLVLAYLMICEDLSLREAAAAVRTHRDICPNSGFLQQLRHLDVSMERERRRRQQTQ, encoded by the exons ATGTCTCTCAGGGATCCATCATACGAGCCTCCCTCTGTGTCAGAGCTACAGGAGCTTCTCCTAAAAGACAGACGACCCACTGGGCATGTCAATCAAGTCTGGCCCAACCTTTACATTGGCAACCA AGTTACAGCCCGCGACAAGTCAACACTCCACACTCTGGGAATCACTCACATTGTAAACGCAGCTCATGGATCCCCACATAACAGCCAGTGGCCGCATTTCATTGTCCACACGGGGCCCCGCTTCTACAGAGACATGCTCGTGGACTATTACGGAGTAGAGGCTGATGATTCAGTGGACTTCATCCTGAGTCCCTTCTTCTACCCAACAGCACGATACATTAGCAGGGCACTGGCTGATGGAG GGCGAGTGTTAGTCCACTGCCTGATGGGTGTGAGTCGCTCTGCCACACTGGTGTTGGCTTACCTCATGATCTGTGAAGATCTGAGCCTCAGGGAGGCGGCGGCTGCTGTCAGGACTCACCGAGACATCTGTCCGAACTCGGGCTTCCTGCAGCAGTTACGCCATCTAGATGTGAGCATGGAGAGGGAGAGGAGGAGACGGCAACAAACACAATGA